CTCGGACTGCTCGACCAGCGCGCCGGGGACTGGTTGAACTACCTGGAGTGGACCGACGAGGACGCGATCCCGCTGCTGTGGGCGCTCTCGCGCGCACCCGACCCGGACCTCGCCCTGGGGGCGCTGGTCCGGCTCCGGGAGGCGTTGGCCGCCGACTCGCACGGTAGTGGCCCGACCGCCGGCGCCGGTGTCGACGCCGGGGTGGCGGCCCTGGACTCGGCGCTACGTTCTGACCTACAGGTGCGCGGACGTCTGCTGGGGTTGCTCGGTTCGTCCAGCGCCCTCGGGGACCATCTGGTGGCACAGCCCACCCGCTGGGCGCTCCTCCGTTCGCCCCTGCCGTCCCGCGAGGACGTCCTGGCCGACATGCTCGGTGTGGTCGACGCCGTCCCGGAGGAACCCGTCGAGGGTGCCCCCGCGCCGTCCCAGAGCGCGGACCTGCGCAGCGTGGGAACCTACCGCGCGGGGGTCACCGGCGGCGCCGCGGTCAACGTGCTCCGGTCCGCGTACCGCGACCACGTCGCACTGCTGGCCGCACACGACGTGGCGTCCACGGTCGAGGACGAGCCGGTGCTGCCGTTCGCGGAGGTGGGCCGTCGACTGGCCGATCTCGCGGACGCGGCGCTGACCGCCGCACTCGCGGTGGCCGTGGCCACCGTGTATCCGGGCTCACCGATGCCGAGCCGACTGGGCGTGGTGGCCATGGGCAAGGGCGGGGCCCGCGAGCTCAACTACATCTCCGACGTCGACATCATCTTCGTCTCCGAACCCGCGGACGCCAAGACCGGTCGTGTGGCCGGGGAGATGATGCGTATCGGCTCGATGGCCTTCTTCGAGGTGGACGCCGCCCTGCGACCCGAGGGCAAGTCCGGCGAGCTGGTGCGGACGCTGGAGTCGCACGAGGCGTACTACAAGCGGTGGGCCAAGACGTGGGAGTTCCAGGCTCAGCTCAAGGCCCGACCGATGACCGGTGACCTGGCACTGGCCACCGAGTACTACGACACCGTCCATCCGCTGGTGTGGACGGCCTCCGAGCGGGACGACTTCGTGCACGACGTCCAGGCCATGCGTCGCCGGGTGGAGGAGAACGTCCCCGAGACGCTTCGCGAGCGCGAGCTCAAACTCGGTCGCGGAGGCCTGCGCGACGTGGAGTTCGCCGTCCAGCTCCTGCAACTGGTGCACGGGCGCACCGACGCCGAGCTGCGGGCCACCAGCACCGTGGACGCTCTCGGAGCGCTCCGGGCGGGCGGGTACATCGCCCGGGAGGACGGCGCCAACCTGGTGGCCGCCTACGAGTTCCTGCGCCTGCTCGAGCACCGTCTCCAGCTCCAGCGTTACAAGCGCACCCACCTGCTCCCCGAGGACGGCGACAAGGAGGCGTACCGCTGGCTCGCCCGGGCCGCTCACATCCGGCCGAGCGGTCGGCACGACGCGGCGGAGGTGCTTCTCGAGCAGCTGCGCCAGGTCCGCAGCCGGGTGCGCAGACTCCACTCCAAGCTGTTCTACCGCCCGTTGCTGGATTCGATCGCCGCCTACGACGCGGAGGCCCTGTCCCTGAGCTCCGAGGCTATGGAGCGGCAGCTCGCGGCCCTGGGGTTCGGTGCACCCCGCCACGCGCTCGGGCATCTCAGAGCCCTCGCCGGGCAGAACAACCGCCGCGGTCGTATCCAGGCGCTGCTCCTGCCCGCGTTCATGGAGTGGCTCGCCGACACCCCGGACCCGGACGCCGGCTTGCTGGCCTACCGCAAGCTGTGCGAGGAGCACCAGGACGTCACGTGGTTCCTGCGCATCCTGAGGGACGACAGCATCGTGGCACGCCGACTGGTGACGGTCCTGGGCACCTCGGCGTTCGTCTCCGAACTCCTGCTCCGCAACCCCGAGGTGATCCCGGAACTGACCGACGGGGCAGAGGGGCCCGTGCTCGTGGCGTCCAAGGTCTCCGACATCGCTTCCGCGCTGTCCGCCTCGGCCTCCCGCCACCGGGCCCCCGAGAAGGTCATCGCCGCGGCGCGGTCGCTGCGGCGGGCCGAGCTCGCCCGGATCGGCGCCGCCGACGTGTTGGGGTTGGTGTCCGTGCCCGAGGTGGGCAAGCGGCTCTCGGCAGTGTGGCGGGCGGTGCTGGAGGCCTCGCTTGCGGCGGTGATCAGGGACATGGCCCCCGAGGGGGAGTCGCCGCCGGCCCGGCTCGCGTACATCGGGATGGGGCGCCTCGGCGGGGACGAGCTGTCCTACGGATCCGATGCCGACGTGATGATCGTGTGCGACCCCGTGGACGGCGTCGCCGAGGACGTGGCCGTCCGGTGGGCCGTCCAGGTGGCCGAAAGGGTGGGCCGACTGCTCTCCTCGCCGTCGTCGGACCCCCCTCTCGACCTCGACGCGGACCTGCGCCCGGAAGGCCGCAACGGACCCCTGGTCCGGACGCTCGCGTCCTACCGCGCCTACTACTCCAAGTGGGCCGAGACGTGGGAGTTGCAGGCCCTGCTGCGCGCGGCGTTCGCCGCGGGTGATCGCGACCTGGGCCTGGACTTCCTGCACATGATCGACGAGTTCCGCTACCCGGAGGACGGCGTCCCGCCGAAGGTGGTGCAGGAGATCCGGCGCATGAAGGCGCGGATCGACACGGAGCGGTTGCCCCGGGGCGCCGACCCGGCCACGCACACCAAGCTGGGCCGCGGCGGTCTGGCGGACGTCGAGTGGTCCGCCCAACTGCTCACCATGCAGCACGCGGCGCGGGTGCCGGGCCTGCACACCACCTCCACCCTGGAGGCGCTCGAGGCCGCGGCCGCCGCCGAGTTGCTGTCCGAGGGCGAGCGGGAGGCGCTGGTGCAGTCGTGGCTCATGGCCGCCCGTGCCCGAAACGCGCTGGTCCTGGCGCGCGGCAAGGCGGTCGACCAACTCCCCGGTCAGGGCAAGATCCTGGCTGCCGTGGCCAGCATCTGTGCCGGGTCATCCGACGGCGCTGAGTTCCTCAACCAGTATCTGCGGGTCACCCGCCTCGGCCGAAAGGCCGTCGACCACGTGTTCTGGGGCGAGAACTGAGGTGTGTCCGGGACGGAACCGGGGTTGTCACCGATGCGCTCCGGGGCCGGACGCCGATACTCTGGGGCCATGGCTGTGAAGATGAATCTCACCCTCACCCTCGACGGCGTCACCTACGGCGAGCTGTACGAGTTCGTCGACGCGGTCCGGGCGGCGGGCGTCCCCGGTGACGAACGCGTGCGCTGTCTGGGATCCGACGACATGGGCGACCGATTCGAGGTGGAACTCGGACCGGACCTCCGTCGCGCGGGGGCGGCCCGCGCGGCCTCGGGTGCGCTCGTCGGGGAACCGGTCGCGCCCGCCCCGGGGACGTCCAGCTCGCCGTCGATCGCCTCGGTAGCCGAGACGGTCCGGTCGATGGTCCGTAACGGCGACGACCTCGACCGTGTGATCGCGGCCCTGGGGGACCTGCGCAAATTCCTGCGGTGAGGCGACCCCGCCCGGTGGCCCGGGCGTCGGCCGTGCTGGCCGCACTGGTGGCCGCGACGGGAATCGCTCTGCACCATTCGACCTCCGAGGTCCCCGCGGTGCTGGTCCTGGCGACGTTCGCGCTGTGGGCGTGGGCCTTCTCTCTCGTCGCGGTCCTCGCGGCGCTGCGCGCCCGCTCAGTGCTGCTGACGATCGTCGCCCTGGCGTTGGTCGGCGCGGGGGTCATCCAGTACGGCCCGCTGGTGTCTCCCGCCCGTGGGGACGACGACGAGGGGGTCGACCTCCGGGTGCTGGTGCAGAACCTCGAGTTCGGCCGTGCAGACCCGGTCGAGGTGGTCCGTGCCGTCCGCGACGGTGGCGTCGACCTGCTGCTGACCGTGGAGGCCACCCCGGAGGCCGTCGACGGACTCCGCGCGGCAGGGCTCGTCGAGATGCTCCCGCACGAGGCCACTGACGCCGCTCCGCAGACGGCCGGTGTCGCGGTCTGGTCGCGGTACCCGCTCTCGCCACCCGAGCGGATCCCCGGTTTCAGCCTGGGTGTCCTGCGCACGGACATGGCCGGACCCGCGGGTCCGGTGACGGTGGTGGCCGCTCACCCCGTGGCGCCGGTGTTCGACGGTCCCACCGCGGTCGAGGAAGCGGATCGGCTGCGCTGGTACCTCGGCGGGTTGCCCGGCCCGGCCCCCGTCGTGGTGGGCGGCGACTTCAACGCGACCTGGGATCATGCCCGATTCCGCGGGCTCCGTGGGCTCGGCTACACCGATTCGGTCTCCGGCGGGGGCGACGGGTGGGTGCCCACATGGCCCGCCGGCAGGAGAGTCCCGCCGCTCATCGGTATCGACCACGTGCTCGCAAGGGGCGCGCTGTCGGTGGGGGACACCAGCACCGTCCGGGTGGGTGCGACCGACCATCTGGGCGTGCTCGCGACGGTGCGTCTTCCCGCGGACCGGGTCCGTTGACCTACGATGCGCACCATGAGTTCACGCATCCTGACGACCGCCTCCGGCCTCGGCGCCGTCGCGCTCGCCGTGGTACTCGCGGGTTGTGGCGGGGCGACGGTCGAGGGTGAGGCTCCCGAGGTGGCCACGGAGTCCACCACGACGCCTGCCTCGTCGAGTACCCCGTTCGCCGAGGAGAGACCGGAGAAACCCACCGGGCCCGTGACGCCGCCCCCGCCGCCCGAGCCGCAGCCGGAACCGATGCCCGGGGAGCCCGAACCGGCACCCGGACCGGCACCCGAACCCGACGAGCCCCCGGCGGGTGAGCCCGCGCCGGTCGCCCCCGGGGGCGGAGACTTCGCCGCTCTGTTGCAGAGGCAGGACGTCGTGCTCCCCGAGGGCGTGGATCCGGTGGCCACCGCGACGGAGGCCTGCGGCCGCTTCGACGGGGGGCAGCAGATGGACGAGGTGTCAGGGTGGCTCGGGGAGTACGGGCAACTCGGCGCCGAGCAACAGGGCTTCTTCCTCGGCGCCGCCGTGGGCACCTACTGTCCCCAGAACTTCCCCAAACTCGGCTGAGCCCGGCGTCTCACATCCGGCTGTACCTGGCCCGCCCCAGGGAGTAGACGCCGTACAGCGCGATGCCGACTCCGGTCGCGATGAGCAGTATCTGTCCGAACGGCTGCTCGCCGACCGTCCGCAGAGCGGCGTCCAGGCCGCCCGCCTTCTCGGGATCCGCTGTCACGACCGCGGCGACGACGAGGCCGCCGAGGATGATCAGGGCGGCGCCCTTGGCGATGTAACCGAGCTGGCCGGAGACGACGATCGCCCGCCCGACGTTGCCACCTCCGGTGCGCTCGAGATCCTCGACGAACTTCTTGGTGGCGCCCTTGTAGACGTGATACGCGCCGACGCCGATGATCACCAGTCCGGCGGCGACGAGCGCCACCTTGCCGAGTCCGGAGCCCAGTAGTCCGGCAGTGGTGCCGGAGGCCGTCTCGGAATCCGAATCGGACCCTCCCGAGGCGAACCGGGCCGTGGTGACGCCGAGCGCGAAGTAGACGGCAGCCTTGGTGCCGGCCTTGCCCCTGTCCGACACCTCCTCCGATCCCAGGATCATCTCGACGACCTGCCACAGGCCCAGGGCCATGAAGCCGATCGCGCCCGCCCAGAGGAGGAACTGGCCGCCCGGTGCGGACGCGATCTGAGCGAGGGCTCCCGAGTTGGAGGCCTCGCCTCCGCCCGAACCGGTCGCGATCCGGATGGCGATCCACCCGATGAGCAGGTGGAGTATGCCGTTCATGACGAAGCCCGCACGGGCCAGCCACTCGAGGGCCGGGTGGTCGACGGCCGAGCGGGCTGCGCCCTCGACGGAACGGGGGGAACTAGGAGTCTTCATCCCAGCACTCTCCCACGACCTCGACACTCCCACGACCTCGGCGGTTCACCATTCGATCTCGCCGAGGACGTTGTTGCGCCGACGGAGTTCGGCCACGCGCTCTTCGGCCGCGCGGTGCTCCTCGGAGCGGCGCCGGGCCTGCTCTGCGAGCGCGTCCGCCTCGACCTCGGCGAGCAGGAGTTGGAGTCGGTCCTTCTGTTCGCGGAGGGTCTCGACCGAGGTGTCCATGGCGATGAGCTTCCGCGAGCCGGCACTGGCGTGGAGGAAGGGGTTCCGCTCGAGGATCAACCTCGCCTCCTCCGGGTCGAGCACGCGGGACAGCTTGAGCAGAACGGGGTAGCTCTCGCCCTCCCGGCTGACACCCGGTTCGTGGTCCGGGTCCAGGGCGGCCGCGACCACCTTGAGTGGTCTGGCCCTCGGGGAGGCGCTCCGGAAGTCGACTTCTTCTGCGTCCATGAGCTCCGACCCCTTCCGTTCTCCCACCCGACGGCGTTGTCCGGTCCTGGCCCAACGGTAAACGCCCCGGCCGCAGGGGCCGGGGCGTTTCACCTTTTACGGAGCTGGGGTGTCAGCAGTCGTAGTAGAGGTCGAACTCGTGCGGGTGCGGGCGCAGGTTGACCGGGGCGATCTCCTTCTCCCGCTTGTACTCGATCCAGTTCTCGATCAGGTCCTCGGTGAACACGCCACCCGCGGTGAGGTACTCGTGATCGGCCTCGAGGCGATCGAGCACCGCGTTGAGCGAGGTGGGCGCCTGCGGGATGTCCGCGGCCTCCTCCGGCGGGAGCTCGTAGAGGTCCTTGTCGACCGGGGCGTGCGGCTCGATCTTGTTCTTCACGCCGTCCAGGCCGGCCATCATCATCGCGGCGAACGCGAAGTACGGGTTGCCGGAGGAGTCGGGGCAGCGGAACTCGATGCGCTTGGCCTTGGGGTTGTTGCCCGTGATCGGGATACGGACACAGGCGGAGCGGTTGCGCTGCGAGTAGACCAGGTTGATCGGCGCCTCGTAACCCGGGACGAGCCGGTGGTACGAGTTGATCGTGGGGTTGGTGAACGCGAGCAGCGACGGCGCGTGGTGGAGGATGCCACCGATGTAGTAGCGGGCGACGTCGGACAGCCCGGCGTACCCGGCCTCGTCGTGGAACAGCGGCTTGCCGTCCTTCCACAGTGACTGGTGGGCGTGCATGCCCGAGCCGTTGTCGCCGAAGAGGGGCTTGGGCATGAAGGTGGCGGATTTGCCGTTCTTCCACGCGGTGTTCTTGACGATGTACTTGAAGAGCTGGATGTCGTCCGCGGCATGCAGGAGCGTGTTGAACTTGTAGTTGATCTCCTGCTGGCCGCCGGAGCCCACCTCGTGGTGGAAACGCTCGAGCTCGAAGCCGGCGTTGGTGAGGTTGGTCGACATCTCGTCGCGCAGGTCAACGAAGTGGTCGTACGGCGCCACGGGGAAGTACCCGCCCTTGGGACGGACCTTGTAACCGAGGTTGGGCGAGCCGTCGGCCTCGGACTCTGCGCCCGTGTTCCAGTTGCCGGCGATCGAGTCGACCTCGTAGAAGCCGTGGTTGGTGCCGGATCCGTAACGGACGGAGTCGAAGACGAAGAACTCGGCCTCGGCGCCGAAGAAGCAGGTGTCGGCGATGCCCGTGGAGATCAGGTACTCCTCGGCCTTGCGCGCGACGTTGCGGGGGTCGCGGCTGTAGGCCTCACGGGTGAAGGGGTCGTGGACGAAGCAGCTGATGTTGAGTGTCTTGGCCTTGCGGAACTGGTCGAGGCGAGCGGTCGACACGTCCGGCAGCAGCATCATGTCGGACTCGTGGATCGACTGGAACCCCCGGATGGACGAGCCGTCGAAGGCCAGGCCGTCCTCCATCATGTCCTCGTCGAAGGCGGCAGCAGCGATCGTGAAGTGCTGCTCGGCGCCGGGCAGGTCGGTGAACCTGATGTCTACGTACTCGACGCCCTCGTCCTTGATGAACTTGATGACCTCGTCCGGAGTGGAGAATGCCACGATGTCGCTCCTCGTCTCTCTGTGCGACGGGCGACCGGTGCCGCCCGTCGTGCGGTGACCTCACGATATGGGCGAGGTGTTGCCCGGCCGTCAACCGAATGTTTCGGCGGTGTTACGCAACGGGCCGGGTGGCGTCCCTCCCAATGGGGTCAGCCTAGTCAACCACTGTGGGGGATCGGTGACACGGGGAGTGGGGGAACGTCGAGACGGGGATCGGCCGTGTCCCGGCTACCCTGGAATCATGCGTGAACTTGCAGGATCATGGCTGTCCGGCCCGACCTCGTCCGGGAACGAGCCGGAGCAGGACTTCAAGGGTGAGCGTCTCGGGCTGCCCGAGTACGGCGAGGGCTCCCTCGCTCCGCTGGGGGTGCGCCTCGGTGCACTACTGGTCGACTGGTTCCTGGCCTACGGGTTCGTCGGGCTCGTCGTCTCCCTCGGGGGTCCGGGACTGCTCGGCGGTGAGACGTTCTCCGCCGTCGCCAGTTGGGCGACCCCGTTGCTCTGGGGCGTGACCGGCGTGGTGTGCGTCTGGCTCTTCGCCCAGACGCCGGGACAGGCACTCTTCGGAATCGGAACCGCCCGGATCGACGCCGACGAGCGGGTCGGCGTCCTGCGGGCCATCGTCCGGGTCGTCTTTGTGTTCTTCCTGCTGCCGCCCCTCGTCCAGGACGAGGACGGTCGCGGACTGCACGACCGGGCCACCGGTACGGCGCTGATCCGGACGCGCTGACCCGGACGCGCTGATCCGAACCCGCTGACCCGAACCCGCTGACCCGGGACCTGCCGGGGTCAGCCGCGGCGGCGGGCGCTCCGCTGCATGTTGCGGACCTTCGCTCCCTGCGGGAGCGGCCCCTTGGGCATCTGGTTCTGGATACCGGTCTTGGTGCCCAGGGCGCGGAGCCGGGTGTCCAGGGCGTCGACCTTCGCGCGACTGATGTTCATCGGGTAGCGCGTCAGTCGACGGTTGAGCTTGCGCAGCGGGACCTGCTCGGGGGTCGTGCCCTCCTCGTCTCCGACGATCAACTCGTAGATCGGCGTGTCACCGACGACCCGGGCAACCTTCTTCTTCTCCTGCAGCATGAGGGGCTTGAGCCGGTGGGGCTGTCCCTCGCCCACGAGCACGATCCCGCAGCGACCGACCACGCGGTGTACGGCGTCGAAGCTGGTGGTCGCGGCCACGGCCTGGTTGACGCGCCAGCCCGACCGGAGCTGGTCCAGCGCCCACGCCGCTGCGCCGGGCTGTCCCTCGGCCTTGGCGAACACGGTGTTCTGGACACGTCGGGAGAAGATCACCATGGCGAGCATCAGACCGGTGAGCACGCCGAGCGGGAGCATCCACCATTCCCCGCCCCACAGCGAACCGAGGAAGAAGAACGCGACGGTGGAGAGGATCAACGCGCCGATCATCAGGGGCCACAGGAGTTTGTCCTGCTTGGACTGGATCTTCAGCGCCTCCCACATCTGGCCGCGCTGTGCCTTGCCCGCCTGCCGCCGTGCAGCCCGAGCCGCCTTCTTGTCCGCCTTGCTGACCTCGCTCTTCGCCATACCGTTCAGGATACGTGGCGGACACCACGGTTCGGGAACCGCGGTTCGTCGCAGGGGTGCACCGGGTGAGAGAAGGGGATCGGACGTGGACGCGCGGAGGGTCAGGCGCGGGTGCGCGCCAGCACGCTGGAAGCCTCCTGGGAGGCGGCGCCCCCGGACGTCAACTGCGCGAGGTGCATCGGAACTTCCTGGCCGCGGTGCTCGAGTGCCTGGACGTAGAGGCGTCCGGCCCGGTACGAGGACCGGACCAACGGGCCGGCCATGACGCCGGCGAATCCGATCTCGCGCGCCTGGTCGGACAACTCTACGAACTCCTCCGGCTTGACCCAGCGATCGATGGGATGGTGAAGCGGGCTGGGCCGGAGGTACTGCGTGATGGTGAGGATGTCGCACCCCGCGGAATGCAGGTCGATCATCGCGTCGACGATCTCCTCTTTGGTCTCACCCATCCCCAGGATGAGGTTGGACTTGGTGACCAACCCGAAGTCACGGGCGGCGCGGATCACTCCGAGGGACCGGTCGAACCGGAACGCCGGCCTGATGCGCTTGAAGATACGAGGGACCGTCTCCACGTTGTGCGCGAGCACCTCGGGCCTGGACTCGAAGACCTCCGCGAGCTGGTCCGGCTCACCGTTGAAGTCGGGGATCAGGTTCTCCACCCCGGTGTTGGGGTTGAGTTCGTGGATCTTCCGGACGGTCTCCGCGTACAGCCACGCGCCACCGTCATCGAGGTCGTCCCGGGCGACGCCGGTGATGGTCGAGTACCGCAGCCCCATCTCGCGAACGGACTCCGCCACGCGCCTCGGCTCGTCCCGGTCGAGGGCACTGGGCTTGCCCGTGGCGATCTGACAGAAGTCGCAGCGTCGCGTGCACTGCTCGCCGCCGATGAGGAAGGTGGCCTCGCGGTCCTCCCAACACTCGTAGATGTTGGGGCATCCGGCCTCCTCGCACACCGTGTGCAGGCCGCCGGTCTTGACGAGGCTCTTGAGCTCCTTGTACTCGGGACCCATGGTGGCCCGCGTCCGGATCCACGACGGCTTGCGCTCGATCGGTGTCTCGGCGTTGCGGGCCTCGATGCGGAGCAGCTTGCGGCCTTCAGGAGTCACAGTCACGGCCGCCAGCCTACGCCCGAATCATCCCACGGGTAGACGGCCGTCGAGGGCCTCCACCAAGTCGGAGGTGACCTGGTCCAGGACCTCTGACACCGGCACCGTCCGGCCGAGTTCAGCCGAGAGGGACGTGACCCCGGCGTCGACTATCCCGCAGGGGACGATCCGCGAGTACGCGTCGAGATCGCAGTCGCAGTTGAGGGCGAAACCGTGCATCGTCACGCCGCGCTGGACGCGGATCCCGATAGCCGCGATCTTGCGCTCGGGCCTGCCGTCACCGGCCGGGCACCAGACGCCGGACCGGCCCTCCACGCGGTCGACGTCCACCCCCATCCGGGCGCACGTGGCGATGAGGGCCTGCTCCACACGGCGG
This Dietzia psychralcaliphila DNA region includes the following protein-coding sequences:
- a CDS encoding RDD family protein: MRELAGSWLSGPTSSGNEPEQDFKGERLGLPEYGEGSLAPLGVRLGALLVDWFLAYGFVGLVVSLGGPGLLGGETFSAVASWATPLLWGVTGVVCVWLFAQTPGQALFGIGTARIDADERVGVLRAIVRVVFVFFLLPPLVQDEDGRGLHDRATGTALIRTR
- a CDS encoding DUF1206 domain-containing protein; translated protein: MKTPSSPRSVEGAARSAVDHPALEWLARAGFVMNGILHLLIGWIAIRIATGSGGGEASNSGALAQIASAPGGQFLLWAGAIGFMALGLWQVVEMILGSEEVSDRGKAGTKAAVYFALGVTTARFASGGSDSDSETASGTTAGLLGSGLGKVALVAAGLVIIGVGAYHVYKGATKKFVEDLERTGGGNVGRAIVVSGQLGYIAKGAALIILGGLVVAAVVTADPEKAGGLDAALRTVGEQPFGQILLIATGVGIALYGVYSLGRARYSRM
- a CDS encoding endonuclease/exonuclease/phosphatase family protein, whose protein sequence is MRRPRPVARASAVLAALVAATGIALHHSTSEVPAVLVLATFALWAWAFSLVAVLAALRARSVLLTIVALALVGAGVIQYGPLVSPARGDDDEGVDLRVLVQNLEFGRADPVEVVRAVRDGGVDLLLTVEATPEAVDGLRAAGLVEMLPHEATDAAPQTAGVAVWSRYPLSPPERIPGFSLGVLRTDMAGPAGPVTVVAAHPVAPVFDGPTAVEEADRLRWYLGGLPGPAPVVVGGDFNATWDHARFRGLRGLGYTDSVSGGGDGWVPTWPAGRRVPPLIGIDHVLARGALSVGDTSTVRVGATDHLGVLATVRLPADRVR
- the lipA gene encoding lipoyl synthase — translated: MTVTPEGRKLLRIEARNAETPIERKPSWIRTRATMGPEYKELKSLVKTGGLHTVCEEAGCPNIYECWEDREATFLIGGEQCTRRCDFCQIATGKPSALDRDEPRRVAESVREMGLRYSTITGVARDDLDDGGAWLYAETVRKIHELNPNTGVENLIPDFNGEPDQLAEVFESRPEVLAHNVETVPRIFKRIRPAFRFDRSLGVIRAARDFGLVTKSNLILGMGETKEEIVDAMIDLHSAGCDILTITQYLRPSPLHHPIDRWVKPEEFVELSDQAREIGFAGVMAGPLVRSSYRAGRLYVQALEHRGQEVPMHLAQLTSGGAASQEASSVLARTRA
- a CDS encoding DUF732 domain-containing protein, whose amino-acid sequence is MSSRILTTASGLGAVALAVVLAGCGGATVEGEAPEVATESTTTPASSSTPFAEERPEKPTGPVTPPPPPEPQPEPMPGEPEPAPGPAPEPDEPPAGEPAPVAPGGGDFAALLQRQDVVLPEGVDPVATATEACGRFDGGQQMDEVSGWLGEYGQLGAEQQGFFLGAAVGTYCPQNFPKLG
- the glnA gene encoding type I glutamate--ammonia ligase, which gives rise to MAFSTPDEVIKFIKDEGVEYVDIRFTDLPGAEQHFTIAAAAFDEDMMEDGLAFDGSSIRGFQSIHESDMMLLPDVSTARLDQFRKAKTLNISCFVHDPFTREAYSRDPRNVARKAEEYLISTGIADTCFFGAEAEFFVFDSVRYGSGTNHGFYEVDSIAGNWNTGAESEADGSPNLGYKVRPKGGYFPVAPYDHFVDLRDEMSTNLTNAGFELERFHHEVGSGGQQEINYKFNTLLHAADDIQLFKYIVKNTAWKNGKSATFMPKPLFGDNGSGMHAHQSLWKDGKPLFHDEAGYAGLSDVARYYIGGILHHAPSLLAFTNPTINSYHRLVPGYEAPINLVYSQRNRSACVRIPITGNNPKAKRIEFRCPDSSGNPYFAFAAMMMAGLDGVKNKIEPHAPVDKDLYELPPEEAADIPQAPTSLNAVLDRLEADHEYLTAGGVFTEDLIENWIEYKREKEIAPVNLRPHPHEFDLYYDC
- a CDS encoding bifunctional [glutamine synthetase] adenylyltransferase/[glutamine synthetase]-adenylyl-L-tyrosine phosphorylase, whose product is MDSSRSKVPSPGRLGLLDQRAGDWLNYLEWTDEDAIPLLWALSRAPDPDLALGALVRLREALAADSHGSGPTAGAGVDAGVAALDSALRSDLQVRGRLLGLLGSSSALGDHLVAQPTRWALLRSPLPSREDVLADMLGVVDAVPEEPVEGAPAPSQSADLRSVGTYRAGVTGGAAVNVLRSAYRDHVALLAAHDVASTVEDEPVLPFAEVGRRLADLADAALTAALAVAVATVYPGSPMPSRLGVVAMGKGGARELNYISDVDIIFVSEPADAKTGRVAGEMMRIGSMAFFEVDAALRPEGKSGELVRTLESHEAYYKRWAKTWEFQAQLKARPMTGDLALATEYYDTVHPLVWTASERDDFVHDVQAMRRRVEENVPETLRERELKLGRGGLRDVEFAVQLLQLVHGRTDAELRATSTVDALGALRAGGYIAREDGANLVAAYEFLRLLEHRLQLQRYKRTHLLPEDGDKEAYRWLARAAHIRPSGRHDAAEVLLEQLRQVRSRVRRLHSKLFYRPLLDSIAAYDAEALSLSSEAMERQLAALGFGAPRHALGHLRALAGQNNRRGRIQALLLPAFMEWLADTPDPDAGLLAYRKLCEEHQDVTWFLRILRDDSIVARRLVTVLGTSAFVSELLLRNPEVIPELTDGAEGPVLVASKVSDIASALSASASRHRAPEKVIAAARSLRRAELARIGAADVLGLVSVPEVGKRLSAVWRAVLEASLAAVIRDMAPEGESPPARLAYIGMGRLGGDELSYGSDADVMIVCDPVDGVAEDVAVRWAVQVAERVGRLLSSPSSDPPLDLDADLRPEGRNGPLVRTLASYRAYYSKWAETWELQALLRAAFAAGDRDLGLDFLHMIDEFRYPEDGVPPKVVQEIRRMKARIDTERLPRGADPATHTKLGRGGLADVEWSAQLLTMQHAARVPGLHTTSTLEALEAAAAAELLSEGEREALVQSWLMAARARNALVLARGKAVDQLPGQGKILAAVASICAGSSDGAEFLNQYLRVTRLGRKAVDHVFWGEN
- a CDS encoding DUF4191 domain-containing protein, translating into MAKSEVSKADKKAARAARRQAGKAQRGQMWEALKIQSKQDKLLWPLMIGALILSTVAFFFLGSLWGGEWWMLPLGVLTGLMLAMVIFSRRVQNTVFAKAEGQPGAAAWALDQLRSGWRVNQAVAATTSFDAVHRVVGRCGIVLVGEGQPHRLKPLMLQEKKKVARVVGDTPIYELIVGDEEGTTPEQVPLRKLNRRLTRYPMNISRAKVDALDTRLRALGTKTGIQNQMPKGPLPQGAKVRNMQRSARRRG
- the lipB gene encoding lipoyl(octanoyl) transferase LipB encodes the protein MSHIGQSLRRDPVEPEIRRLGTVEYTPTWELQRTLAEERADGARGDTILLLEHPATYTAGKRTEPSDLPSDGTPVVDVDRGGRITWHGPGQLVGYPIIALSDPIDVVEYVRRVEQALIATCARMGVDVDRVEGRSGVWCPAGDGRPERKIAAIGIRVQRGVTMHGFALNCDCDLDAYSRIVPCGIVDAGVTSLSAELGRTVPVSEVLDQVTSDLVEALDGRLPVG